The proteins below are encoded in one region of Fibrella aestuarina BUZ 2:
- the hemN gene encoding oxygen-independent coproporphyrinogen III oxidase, producing the protein MHNALIAKYNVPGPRYTSYPTVPFWNTAAFDHTVWQDRLTTAFAMDNYADGISLYIHLPYCESLCTFCACHKHITRNHAVEKPYIDALLAEWALYCDWLPERPRLAELHFGGGTPSFFSPQELQRLLTGLFELADPVEASSSGGPDFGWEGHPNNTTAAHLQTLFDGGCRRVSFGVQDYDPVVQRAIHRVQPFENVRRVTEEARAIGYTSISHDLVFGLPFQRPDSIRQTVAQTLTLRPDRIAFYSYAHVPWIGNSSGAFGQRGFQDADLPTGEAKRELYEIGRELLLAAGYVEIGMDHFALPHDSLHVALQNGTLHRNFMGYTTTRTDMLIGLGVSAISDIGTAFMQNDKDLRRYQERVLAGQFPINRGHLLTDEDSQVRQQILDIMCRFGTVWATNELSVGERTQLLMQLSEFRADGLIDFDETHLWVTPEGRPFLRNICMVFDRHLARSQRTERLFSQTV; encoded by the coding sequence ATGCATAACGCGCTCATCGCCAAATACAACGTACCTGGTCCTCGCTACACCAGCTACCCGACCGTACCCTTCTGGAACACAGCCGCTTTTGACCATACGGTCTGGCAGGATCGGCTCACCACGGCCTTTGCCATGGACAATTACGCCGACGGGATCAGCCTGTATATTCACCTGCCGTACTGCGAAAGCCTCTGTACGTTTTGTGCCTGCCATAAGCACATCACCCGCAACCACGCCGTTGAGAAGCCGTACATCGACGCCCTGCTGGCTGAGTGGGCGCTCTACTGCGACTGGCTCCCCGAACGCCCGCGCCTTGCCGAACTACACTTTGGTGGCGGTACACCCAGTTTCTTCTCGCCGCAGGAACTCCAACGGCTGCTGACGGGCCTCTTTGAGCTGGCCGATCCGGTAGAAGCGTCATCGAGTGGTGGGCCCGATTTTGGGTGGGAAGGTCACCCCAACAACACGACCGCCGCGCACCTGCAAACGCTCTTCGACGGGGGCTGTCGGCGGGTTAGTTTCGGCGTGCAGGACTACGACCCCGTGGTGCAGCGGGCCATTCACCGCGTGCAGCCGTTCGAGAATGTGCGCCGCGTTACCGAGGAGGCCCGCGCCATCGGCTACACGTCGATCAGCCACGATCTGGTGTTTGGGTTACCCTTTCAACGACCCGACTCTATCCGGCAGACGGTTGCCCAGACCCTGACGCTGCGCCCCGACCGCATCGCCTTTTATTCGTATGCCCACGTGCCCTGGATCGGAAACAGCAGCGGGGCCTTTGGGCAGCGGGGTTTTCAGGACGCCGACCTGCCTACGGGCGAGGCCAAACGCGAACTCTACGAAATCGGGCGTGAATTGCTGCTCGCGGCTGGGTACGTTGAGATCGGCATGGATCATTTTGCGCTTCCCCACGATTCGCTGCACGTGGCGCTGCAAAACGGAACGCTGCACCGCAATTTCATGGGCTACACCACCACCCGTACCGACATGCTGATCGGGCTGGGCGTGTCGGCCATCAGCGACATCGGCACGGCGTTTATGCAGAACGACAAAGACTTGCGCAGGTATCAGGAGCGCGTACTGGCCGGGCAGTTTCCCATTAACCGCGGCCATTTGCTGACCGACGAAGACAGCCAGGTACGGCAGCAAATCCTCGACATCATGTGTCGGTTTGGCACCGTCTGGGCTACGAATGAGCTGTCGGTTGGCGAACGTACCCAGTTGCTGATGCAATTGAGTGAGTTTCGCGCCGACGGCCTGATCGATTTCGACGAAACTCACTTATGGGTAACGCCCGAAGGCCGCCCTTTTCTGCGCAACATTTGCATGGTGTTTGACCGCCACCTCGCCCGCAGCCAACGCACCGAACGTCTCTTTTCGCAGACGGTATAA